The Prunus dulcis chromosome 5, ALMONDv2, whole genome shotgun sequence genomic sequence CGAAGGTAACCTGCTCATTCCAGCTTAATAAATTAGATAAAAAGCAATTGAGGGACACACCATCAGAGTTTTTTTTGAACAACTTGTCCCATCATTAACTTTCAGATCAATAAAGTGGTAAGAAAAGCGACAAGGTGTAATGAGGTCAAAGGCTGGATTCAAAAGCTGCTGGGTCATATGAAAATCTAGgattaaaaaatttgggagCAAACAAAAGGGAACAAGGTGTAATGAGGAAGTCAAAATTGATAGCTGAGATAGAAAGGGAAACACAATCCGCTTGCTAGCATCCAACTAAACTGGACATGCCTATGCGCAgccacaaaattttcaactttcaaatgATATtgcttcaaaagaaaaaagtttgtGTTAAAGAGTGAAAACCTGCCACTGGTTAGCAGTGTGCCCTTCTGGTGGTGCTAAGTTTTCCTCCTCAAATCTCCAACAAATAAGCTCCTCTGTAATTTCTGCCTGAACCCAAAAAACAGACAATCAGTCTATAGTATTACGATGATGTGATGCTATGCCTTTATAAGCTTAACTATGGGTCCCTGATTATAAACTTCAGctgaaaaccaaaatttttcaATCATGGTTTAGACATTTCTAAGGATCACCTTTGgtgtgaaagaaagaaagaaagagaaacttATATACCAGAGCGTAACAACTAACCATCAATGAAGATCTTCGTGAACCAGGCCGACCTAGTCGCAGTAAATCACGTGACGCCTCCAAAATCTCTACAGAGAGTACAGCCCCAGCAACAGCACCCAGTCCAGCTCCACGAACAACACCTTTATCAGAAGCTTTTCCAGCTAAAGCACCAGCAATACCTCCAGTGAAAAATCCAGCTGCAAGAGGACGATAATGTAAAGACGCAAATCAATCCCCattaaaaagaatatatatcaCTACTATTATATAGTTACATCAGCTTCTTCATAATCGGACATGGGAAAAATAACATCAATTTCTTAGTTACATATTAGATTTACAATTCTTCAaacatttattgaaaaatagaAATGAAAACACCATGAACATAAAGTTCAAAACATGAAGTTCCATACAAACACAACAAACACAGGCACGCACTTTgacatatatgaaaaataaccaaaacccACAAGCTGATATGATATCACAACCGCTAAAAATTCAAGATTGAAAGCggaaagcaaaaaaataaaataaagcaacaAGAATTTGTAAATACCAAGAGCACAGAGCAAAACCAGAGCTCCAGCAACGAAGTTAATGATAAGCAGAGGAACACGTTGAACGACTCCAACCCTTTGTAGCTCAGCGGGCTCCATAACGGTCAAGTAGAGGCAAAACGTCGTGGGATTACTGAAACTCAAAGTGGGGTTTTCTGCTGCACAAATCTCAGACTACAGGTAGAGATTGAGAAAGATTAATGGGTCACACGTAGAAAATGGAACCCTAGCCCTAGTTCATGAAACTTGCAGAAAATTAATTGAGCGGATAGGATAAGCTAATGACATAAATAAGGGAACTGTTACCGATCAAGATTTTGTAAATGATATAAAGGCTCAAACTTTGCAGCTTGTTTGCTAATTTTGGGTGGTACCAGAGATGATAACAAATCCAAAACAGAGGAATGACATTGACAAAGCAAAATGCAGATAAATATCAGAGAAAAGCAATCAATTCTTGAGACTTGGATAAgtccaaaaaatatattaaattaaaagtccaaaataatataaaaggaaaaaataataataatggatGAGAGTGGAGTGCGAGTATAGTACAGGTGGCAAGCTGTTAAGTGATTCTTAAGTCTAAATAATTGctacttcaaaaaaaaaaaaagtctaaaTAATTGCTCCCGAAAAAAAGGtctagaaattaaattaaaaagtagCCACCCCCAAACCCACCCAACCCGAACCTCGCAGCTGACCCCACCCCACCGATTTTCACTATTCTGGAGTGTCTTGTGTCAGGAACATGGGTGTGGGTGCTCGTAGGCTAGCCTAGCTCGAAAGATTCCATGAATTGATTTGT encodes the following:
- the LOC117629190 gene encoding NEP1-interacting protein-like 2; protein product: MEPAELQRVGVVQRVPLLIINFVAGALVLLCALAGFFTGGIAGALAGKASDKGVVRGAGLGAVAGAVLSVEILEASRDLLRLGRPGSRRSSLMAEITEELICWRFEEENLAPPEGHTANQWQVTFANLRRDEIYDAFGGSETKGLSRDVLKKLPSHVIVGDTRAAQGFCCTICLQDVEVGEIARTLPLCQHKFHLACVDKWLIRHASCPLCRQNV